In Gossypium arboreum isolate Shixiya-1 chromosome 5, ASM2569848v2, whole genome shotgun sequence, a single genomic region encodes these proteins:
- the LOC108453004 gene encoding mitogen-activated protein kinase kinase 5 codes for MRPNHQPPPSAGGSSSSNKNRPRRRADLTLPLPQRDPSLAVPLPLPPSSNSAPPASSNSNALPQQVNFSELDRVNRIGSGTGGTVYKVVHRPSSRPYALKVIYGNHEESVRRQIRREIEILRDVDHPNVVKCHEMYDHNGEIQVLLEFMDGGSLEGILISHEANLSDLARQVLSGLNYLHRRHIVHRDIKPSNLLINSKKVVKIADFGVSRILDQTMDPCNSSVGTIAYMSPERINTDLNHGLYDGYAGDIWSLGVSILEFYLGRFPFAVGRQGDWASLMCAICMSQPPEAPPTASNEFRHFISCCLQRDPARRWSAAQLLQHPFILRGQPHQVAQNLHQLLPPPPPLSS; via the coding sequence ATGAGACCCAATCACCAACCACCACCATCAGCTGGTGGCTCCTCCTCGTCCAATAAGAACCGTCCACGTAGACGAGCTGACCTTACCCTACCCCTCCCTCAACGTGACCCTTCTCTCGCCGTCCCTCTTCCCCTTCCTCCCTCCTCCAACTCCGCCCCGCCCGCCTCCTCCAACTCCAACGCCTTGCCTCAGCAAGTCAACTTCTCCGAGCTCGACCGCGTCAACCGGATAGGGAGCGGTACCGGAGGTACCGTTTACAAAGTCGTCCACCGCCCTTCCTCTCGCCCTTATGCCCTCAAGGTTATCTACGGGAACCATGAAGAGTCTGTCCGCCGTCAGATCCGCAGGGAGATCGAGATCCTCCGTGACGTGGACCACCCCAACGTCGTAAAATGTCACGAAATGTACGATCACAACGGAGAAATCCAGGTTCTTTTGGAATTCATGGATGGCGGATCTTTGGAAGGGATCCTCATATCTCACGAAGCTAACTTATCAGATCTGGCCCGTCAAGTCCTCAGCGGTCTAAACTACCTTCACCGCCGGCACATCGTCCACCGCGACATAAAACCTTCGAATCTGCTAATCAATTCCAAGAAGGTGGTGAAGATAGCTGATTTTGGGGTGAGCCGAATCTTGGATCAAACCATGGACCCCTGCAACTCATCTGTTGggaccatagcatacatgagccCTGAGAGGATTAACACCGATTTGAACCACGGGCTCTACGATGGTTACGCTGGGGATATTTGGAGTTTAGGGGTTAGCATATTGGAATTTTATTTAGGGAGGTTCCCTTTCGCGGTTGGTAGACAAGGGGATTGGGCCAGTCTCATGTGCGCGATTTGTATGTCTCAGCCACCGGAGGCCCCTCCCACTGCTTCTAATGAATTTAGGCATTTTATATCATGTTGTTTGCAGAGGGATCCAGCCAGGAGGTGGTCGGCGGCTCAGTTGTTGCAGCATCCTTTTATTCTCAGAGGACAACCACATCAGGTTGCTCAGAATCTTCATCAGTTATTACCACCTCCACCTCCTCTTTCTTCTTAg
- the LOC108453003 gene encoding (R)-mandelonitrile lyase-like, with the protein MRRHLVFWLQCTAILLLLSPVSSLARPLPQGDPLYLNFVLNATYFPSEDYYDYIVVGGGTAGCPLAATLSQSYRVLVLERGGVPYGNQNLMNQEGFLTTLTEVDTFDSPAQSFTSEDGVLNARGRVLGGSSAINAGFYSRADPEFYESSGVNWDLSLVNQSYEWVERGVVFRPELKNWQSAVRDALLEAGIDPYHGFTLDHLVGTKIGGSTFDSSGKRHSSADLLNYAKPANIKVALYASVERVLLASSSSNVLSRQSAIGVVYRDETGRYHHAMVKEKGEVLLCAGAIGSPQLLLLSGIGPRPYLSSWGIPVVYHHPYVGQFVYDNPRNGISILPPIPLEYSLIQVAGITEMGAYVEAASNVIPFTTPSRSAFIRPPSSPLLLTVATIMEKIVGPISTGSLRLASTDVRVNPIVRFNYFSNPIDLERCVNGTRKIGDILRSRSMDDFKFNEWFGGRNFRFVGPSLPVDQSNYEQMADFCRRTVSTIWHYHGGCVVGRVVDQNYHAIGIDALRVVDGSTFTISPGTNPQATVMMLGRYVGLRIIKERKRLK; encoded by the exons ATGCGGAGACACTTGGTTTTTTGGCTTCAATGCACTGCCATCTTGCTGCTGTTATCTCCAGTTTCATCTCTTGCAAGACCACTTCCTCAAGGAG ACCCACTTTACTTGAACTTCGTGTTGAATGCGACGTATTTTCCATCCGAGGACTACTATGACTACATCGTCGTAGGAGGAGGGACCGCAGGTTGTCCATTAGCCGCCACTTTGTCACAGTCATATCGGGTTCTTGTCCTTGAAAGAGGAGGCGTTCCCTATGGTAACCAAAATTTGATGAATCAAGAAGGGTTCTTGACCACACTCACCGAGGTCGACACCTTCGACTCTCCTGCTCAGAGCTTTACTTCCGAGGACGGGGTCCTAAACGCCCGTGGACGTGTTCTTGGTGGCAGTAGTGCCATCAATGCCGGCTTCTATAGTCGAGCTGATCCTGAGTTTTATGAGAGTTCCGGTGTGAATTGGGATCTCAGTTTGGTTAACCAATCTTATGAGTGGGTTGAGAGGGGAGTTGTGTTTAGGCCAGAGTTAAAGAACTGGCAATCAGCTGTTAGGGATGCTTTGCTAGAGGCAGGGATTGATCCTTACCATGGCTTTACTTTGGACCATTTGGTTGGAACAAAGATTGGAGGCTCCACTTTTGATAGCTCCGGCAAGAGGCATAGCTCCGCGGATCTTCTGAATTATGCAAAACCAGCAAACATTAAAGTGGCACTTTATGCAAGTGTGGAAAGGGTATTACtggcttcttcttcttcaaatgtGTTGTCTCGGCAGTCTGCGATCGGGGTCGTGTATCGCGATGAAACTGGAAGGTATCACCACGCTATGGTGAAGGAAAAAGGTGAGGTGCTGCTATGTGCTGGAGCCATTGGAAGTCCACAGTTATTGCTGCTGAGTGGAATTGGTCCAAGGCCTTACTTGTCTTCTTGGGGAATTCCGGTTGTATATCACCATCCATATGTAGGCCAATTTGTCTACGATAATCCGAGGAACGGCATCTCAATTTTGCCTCCAATCCCACTAGAGTACTCACTTATACAGGTTGCCGGGATAACGGAAATGGGGGCATATGTTGAGGCTGCTTCAAATGTTATTCCTTTTACAACCCCTTCACGCTCTGCGTTCATTAGACCGCCTTCTTCCCCTCTGCTTTTAACAGTGGCTACTATCATGGAGAAGATTGTCGGGCCTATTTCAACTGGTTCGTTAAGGTTGGCCTCGACTGATGTCAGGGTGAATCCCATAGTACGCTTTAACTACTTTAGCAATCCCATAGACTTGGAGAGATGTGTGAATGGAACACGCAAGATTGGGGATATCTTGAGGAGTCGATCCATGGATGATTTTAAGTTCAACGAATGGTTTGGGGGCAGAAATTTCAGGTTTGTAGGGCCTTCATTGCCTGTTGACCAATCAAACTATGAACAGATGGCAGATTTTTGCCGGCGTACTGTGAGCACCATATGGCATTACCATGGTGGCTGTGTTGTGGGGAGAGTGGTTGATCAAAATTATCATGCTATCGGGATTGATGCGCTCAGAGTAGTCGACGGATCAACGTTTACTATATCGCCAGGAACCAACCCTCAGGCAACAGTGATGATGCTTGGGAGGTACGTTGGCCTGAGGATAATCAAAGAGCGAAAGCGATTGAAATGA